Proteins co-encoded in one Bemisia tabaci chromosome 9, PGI_BMITA_v3 genomic window:
- the LOC109030402 gene encoding apoptosis-resistant E3 ubiquitin protein ligase 1 isoform X2 — protein MDEPEIHSIGLTTTSLPASYSNSSGISSLASCASIENFPELPTHDEERLQRAAKLLQQRFIFRQWLSNIGLLHHHHRLLQEDVTSLEDVYWLEDNRAKQLLGKDFTNWSKAREALPINKEHLAELKSELWSTVVKSSQHQDAWTYGGMLVVSVSIAGLVTLAAMTQPSLAPQAKHSLLQYVTGKYLLPTNCRVTFEWTDPHIVGKTMTFVVHFYQRNGQPYPICDKDNLCIEVSEGPRRVATLIELGGREPSSANLAVVKFTVRHAGQYRILVLIGNIHVQGSPFYRTFLPGPPDPLKTGFVRQSSTVICTAKLAQILSIEPRDEFSNLCQFSDVDDPAKGYVAEISQQGSKPFPVIWKFEYDKSSLNIKFEVLFLQEGIYQVKVLYQGEPLHNGEFDCIVLNVADAALVRKNVSDHNTCYEARLLKFQGETLLKPKKVVVYISPKQLTIKEFLLKFIPKRLVTFRLCPSTKFHFQNESNQTSLPVFSIDDGCQPEVELMSKDRNVIAASFTYFLLKNIGGSETFKDKQEFFYHEVRRYHHKHYHEKLLMKVNRHKLLESSIKATKGFSVADWCRNFEIDFQGEQGIDWGGLRREWFQLICAALFEPKNQLFKGFSDSLDKQALVHPNTKRPPHLKLKHYEFAGRVVGKCLYESALGGGYRQLVKARFTRSFLAQLIGLRVHYKYFEQDDPDLYLTKVKYILEHDVNDMDLYFTEEDYDQSGQLVQIVELIPNGSKIRVTNLTKHQYLDALAQYRLATRPKEEIECFLRGLNDLIPDNLLSIFDENELELLLCGTGEYSIADFKANHIVNGSSPEFRRLLEWFWTTVSNFTTEEMARLLQFTTGSSQLPAEGFKELSPKFQLTPAPTFGSLPTAHTCFNQLCLPDYDTYEQFEKALLLAISEGTEGFGMI, from the exons ATGGACGAGCCGGAGATCCACTCCATCGGACTGACAACCACCTCGCTGCCGGCGAGTTATAGTAACTCCTCAG GTATCTCGAGCCTTGCAAGTTGCGCGTCCATCGAGAACTTTCCTGAACTGCCAACCCATGATGAGGAGAGACTTCAGCGGGCAGCCAAACTTCTCCAACAGAGATTTATTTTTCGACAGTGGCTGTCAAACATTGGACTCTTGCATCACCACCACCG TTTATTGCAAGAAGATGTAACTTCATTGGAGGACGTTTACTGGTTGGAGGACAATCGTGCAAAGCAGCTTTTGGGAAAAGATTTCACGAATTGGTCGAAGGCACGAGAGGCATTGCCGATAAATAAAGAGCACTTGGCTGAACTGAAATCAGAACTATGGAGCACTGTTGTGAAAAGCAGTCAGCATCAGGATGCTTGGACTTATG GTGGCATGTTAGTGGTATCAGTGAGTATTGCAGGGCTTGTGACCCTTGCTGCCATGACGCAGCCGTCACTAGCCCCTCAAGCAAAACACTCCCTTCTCCAATATGTCACTGGCAAGTACTTGCTTCCAACAAACTGCAGAGTTACTTTCGAGTGGACAGACCCGCATATAGTCGGAAAAACAATGACATTTGTGGTTCAT TTTTACCAAAGAAACGGGCAACCGTATCCAATATGTGATAAAGACAACCTGTGCATCGAGGTGAGTGAAGGACCTCGTCGAGTTGCAACCCTTATCGAACTGGGAGGTCGAGAACCAAGCAGCGCAAACTTAGCAGTCGTGAAGTTCACAGTAAGGCATGCGGGTCAATACAGAATCCTCGTACTCATTGGAAATATTCATGTCCAAGGCAGTCCTTTTTACAGAACTTTTTTGCCAG gtCCTCCGGATCCTTTGAAAACTGGATTTGTCCGTCAAAGTTCAACTGTGATCTGCACTGCAAAATTAGCCCAAATCCTTTCCATAGAACCTCGCGATGAATTCAGCAACCTTTGTCAATTCTCTGATGTTGACGATCCAGCGAAAGGCTATGTTGCTGAAATTTCACAG CAAGGCTCAAAGCCATTCCCTGTAATTTGGAAGTTTGAATATGATAAATCTAGTCTTAATATAAAGTTCgaagttttatttctccaaGAAGGCATTTACCAGGTGAAAGTTTTGTACCAAGGCGAACCTTTGCATAATGGAGAATTCGACTGTATTGTTTTGAATG TGGCTGACGCAGCATTGGTTCGTAAAAACGTAAGCGACCATAATACATGTTACGAGGCAAGGCTGTTAAAGTTCCAGGGTGAAACTTTGCTGAAACCAAAGAAAGTTGTTGTGTATATATCTCCCAAGCAGCTTACAATCAAAGAGTTCCTCCTCAAGTTCATCCCGAAAAGACTCGTCACTTTTCGGCTGTGCCCCTCGACCAAG ttccaTTTTCAAAACGAAAGTAATCAGACCTCATTGCCTGTCTTCTCAATTGATGACGGCTGCCAGCCAGAAGTTGAGCTAATGTCCAAAGACCGAAATGTCATCGCAGCTTCCTTTACTTACTTCCTTCTAAAAAATATAG GTGGGTCAGAAACATTTAAGGataaacaagaatttttttaccatgaagTTCGGCGGTATCATCACAAACACTACCACGAAAAGTTGCTAATGAAAGTCAACAGACACAAACTATTAGAATCA TCCATCAAAGCCACCAAGGGTTTCTCCGTCGCAGATTGGTGCAGGAACTTTGAAATTGACTTTCAAGGAGAGCAAGGCATTGACTGGGGTGGACTTCGTAGAGAGTGGTTCCAGCTTATTTGTGCAGCACTATTTGAACCAAAGAATCAGCTGTTCAAAGGGTTTTCTGACAGTCTAGATAAGCAG GCTTTAGTTCATCCGAACACTAAGAGACCTCCTCATCTGAAACTAAAGCACTATGAATTTGCGGGGCGCGTGGTCGGCAAATGTCTGTACGAGTCAGCCCTTGGTGGCGGCTATCGTCAGTTGGTGAAAGCAAGATTTACCAGATCGTTTTTAGCCCAGTTGATCGGCCTTAGAGTCCATTATAAG TATTTTGAACAAGATGACCCAGATTTGTACCTGACAAAGGTGAAATATATTCTCGAGCATGATGTAAATGACATGGACCTGTATTTTACGGAAGAGGACTATGACCAGTCGGGACAACTAGTCCAA ATTGTTGAGCTGATTCCCAACGGAAGTAAAATTCGAGTCACCAACCTCACAAAACATCAATATTTAGATGCGCTCGCTCAATATCGCCTGGCAACACGACCAAAGGAAGAGATAGAATGCTTTTTGCGCGGTCTGAATGACTTGATCCCTGATAACCTCCTCAGTATTTTTGACGAGAATGAACTTGAG CTCCTTTTGTGCGGAACGGGCGAATATAGCATCGCTGACTTTAAAGCGAACCACATCGTCAATGGCTCCTCACCTGAATTCCGTCGTTTGCTCGAGTGGTTCTGGACAACAGTCTCTAACTTCACCACCGAAGAAATGGCGCGACTCCTCCAGTTTACGACTGGCTCCTCTCAGTTACCTGCGGAGGGTTTCAAGGAACTCTCCCCAAAGTTCCAACTCACTCCTGCGCCAACATTTGGCAGTTTGCCAACAGCTCATACCTG TTTCAACCAGTTATGCTTGCCGGACTATGATACTTACGAACAGTTTGAAAAGGCTCTGCTACTGGCAATAAGTGAAGGGACGGAAGGATTTGGCATGATCTAA
- the LOC109030402 gene encoding apoptosis-resistant E3 ubiquitin protein ligase 1 isoform X1, producing the protein MTQCAPLLAVIVCAFGVLFLLHSSSRTRSSESQVKNWLKELNLEKYDHLFSLKGISSLASCASIENFPELPTHDEERLQRAAKLLQQRFIFRQWLSNIGLLHHHHRLLQEDVTSLEDVYWLEDNRAKQLLGKDFTNWSKAREALPINKEHLAELKSELWSTVVKSSQHQDAWTYGGMLVVSVSIAGLVTLAAMTQPSLAPQAKHSLLQYVTGKYLLPTNCRVTFEWTDPHIVGKTMTFVVHFYQRNGQPYPICDKDNLCIEVSEGPRRVATLIELGGREPSSANLAVVKFTVRHAGQYRILVLIGNIHVQGSPFYRTFLPGPPDPLKTGFVRQSSTVICTAKLAQILSIEPRDEFSNLCQFSDVDDPAKGYVAEISQQGSKPFPVIWKFEYDKSSLNIKFEVLFLQEGIYQVKVLYQGEPLHNGEFDCIVLNVADAALVRKNVSDHNTCYEARLLKFQGETLLKPKKVVVYISPKQLTIKEFLLKFIPKRLVTFRLCPSTKFHFQNESNQTSLPVFSIDDGCQPEVELMSKDRNVIAASFTYFLLKNIGGSETFKDKQEFFYHEVRRYHHKHYHEKLLMKVNRHKLLESSIKATKGFSVADWCRNFEIDFQGEQGIDWGGLRREWFQLICAALFEPKNQLFKGFSDSLDKQALVHPNTKRPPHLKLKHYEFAGRVVGKCLYESALGGGYRQLVKARFTRSFLAQLIGLRVHYKYFEQDDPDLYLTKVKYILEHDVNDMDLYFTEEDYDQSGQLVQIVELIPNGSKIRVTNLTKHQYLDALAQYRLATRPKEEIECFLRGLNDLIPDNLLSIFDENELELLLCGTGEYSIADFKANHIVNGSSPEFRRLLEWFWTTVSNFTTEEMARLLQFTTGSSQLPAEGFKELSPKFQLTPAPTFGSLPTAHTCFNQLCLPDYDTYEQFEKALLLAISEGTEGFGMI; encoded by the exons GTATCTCGAGCCTTGCAAGTTGCGCGTCCATCGAGAACTTTCCTGAACTGCCAACCCATGATGAGGAGAGACTTCAGCGGGCAGCCAAACTTCTCCAACAGAGATTTATTTTTCGACAGTGGCTGTCAAACATTGGACTCTTGCATCACCACCACCG TTTATTGCAAGAAGATGTAACTTCATTGGAGGACGTTTACTGGTTGGAGGACAATCGTGCAAAGCAGCTTTTGGGAAAAGATTTCACGAATTGGTCGAAGGCACGAGAGGCATTGCCGATAAATAAAGAGCACTTGGCTGAACTGAAATCAGAACTATGGAGCACTGTTGTGAAAAGCAGTCAGCATCAGGATGCTTGGACTTATG GTGGCATGTTAGTGGTATCAGTGAGTATTGCAGGGCTTGTGACCCTTGCTGCCATGACGCAGCCGTCACTAGCCCCTCAAGCAAAACACTCCCTTCTCCAATATGTCACTGGCAAGTACTTGCTTCCAACAAACTGCAGAGTTACTTTCGAGTGGACAGACCCGCATATAGTCGGAAAAACAATGACATTTGTGGTTCAT TTTTACCAAAGAAACGGGCAACCGTATCCAATATGTGATAAAGACAACCTGTGCATCGAGGTGAGTGAAGGACCTCGTCGAGTTGCAACCCTTATCGAACTGGGAGGTCGAGAACCAAGCAGCGCAAACTTAGCAGTCGTGAAGTTCACAGTAAGGCATGCGGGTCAATACAGAATCCTCGTACTCATTGGAAATATTCATGTCCAAGGCAGTCCTTTTTACAGAACTTTTTTGCCAG gtCCTCCGGATCCTTTGAAAACTGGATTTGTCCGTCAAAGTTCAACTGTGATCTGCACTGCAAAATTAGCCCAAATCCTTTCCATAGAACCTCGCGATGAATTCAGCAACCTTTGTCAATTCTCTGATGTTGACGATCCAGCGAAAGGCTATGTTGCTGAAATTTCACAG CAAGGCTCAAAGCCATTCCCTGTAATTTGGAAGTTTGAATATGATAAATCTAGTCTTAATATAAAGTTCgaagttttatttctccaaGAAGGCATTTACCAGGTGAAAGTTTTGTACCAAGGCGAACCTTTGCATAATGGAGAATTCGACTGTATTGTTTTGAATG TGGCTGACGCAGCATTGGTTCGTAAAAACGTAAGCGACCATAATACATGTTACGAGGCAAGGCTGTTAAAGTTCCAGGGTGAAACTTTGCTGAAACCAAAGAAAGTTGTTGTGTATATATCTCCCAAGCAGCTTACAATCAAAGAGTTCCTCCTCAAGTTCATCCCGAAAAGACTCGTCACTTTTCGGCTGTGCCCCTCGACCAAG ttccaTTTTCAAAACGAAAGTAATCAGACCTCATTGCCTGTCTTCTCAATTGATGACGGCTGCCAGCCAGAAGTTGAGCTAATGTCCAAAGACCGAAATGTCATCGCAGCTTCCTTTACTTACTTCCTTCTAAAAAATATAG GTGGGTCAGAAACATTTAAGGataaacaagaatttttttaccatgaagTTCGGCGGTATCATCACAAACACTACCACGAAAAGTTGCTAATGAAAGTCAACAGACACAAACTATTAGAATCA TCCATCAAAGCCACCAAGGGTTTCTCCGTCGCAGATTGGTGCAGGAACTTTGAAATTGACTTTCAAGGAGAGCAAGGCATTGACTGGGGTGGACTTCGTAGAGAGTGGTTCCAGCTTATTTGTGCAGCACTATTTGAACCAAAGAATCAGCTGTTCAAAGGGTTTTCTGACAGTCTAGATAAGCAG GCTTTAGTTCATCCGAACACTAAGAGACCTCCTCATCTGAAACTAAAGCACTATGAATTTGCGGGGCGCGTGGTCGGCAAATGTCTGTACGAGTCAGCCCTTGGTGGCGGCTATCGTCAGTTGGTGAAAGCAAGATTTACCAGATCGTTTTTAGCCCAGTTGATCGGCCTTAGAGTCCATTATAAG TATTTTGAACAAGATGACCCAGATTTGTACCTGACAAAGGTGAAATATATTCTCGAGCATGATGTAAATGACATGGACCTGTATTTTACGGAAGAGGACTATGACCAGTCGGGACAACTAGTCCAA ATTGTTGAGCTGATTCCCAACGGAAGTAAAATTCGAGTCACCAACCTCACAAAACATCAATATTTAGATGCGCTCGCTCAATATCGCCTGGCAACACGACCAAAGGAAGAGATAGAATGCTTTTTGCGCGGTCTGAATGACTTGATCCCTGATAACCTCCTCAGTATTTTTGACGAGAATGAACTTGAG CTCCTTTTGTGCGGAACGGGCGAATATAGCATCGCTGACTTTAAAGCGAACCACATCGTCAATGGCTCCTCACCTGAATTCCGTCGTTTGCTCGAGTGGTTCTGGACAACAGTCTCTAACTTCACCACCGAAGAAATGGCGCGACTCCTCCAGTTTACGACTGGCTCCTCTCAGTTACCTGCGGAGGGTTTCAAGGAACTCTCCCCAAAGTTCCAACTCACTCCTGCGCCAACATTTGGCAGTTTGCCAACAGCTCATACCTG TTTCAACCAGTTATGCTTGCCGGACTATGATACTTACGAACAGTTTGAAAAGGCTCTGCTACTGGCAATAAGTGAAGGGACGGAAGGATTTGGCATGATCTAA